Part of the Sporomusa termitida genome, ACCAGGATGATGGCTACTTCAAGCAGAGTATGCCACATGGCCCAGCCAAACATACTGAACAAACCGGACATGTTTGTGATTTCGACAGCCTACGCGGGAAGATACTGTGTGTCCGACGAATCATAGAACATGCCCAATATCAGCACCGAAATAATGGGACCTACGGAACAAATTGAACTAATACCGAAATTATCTTCCTCAGCGTGCCGGCTGTTGGAAACAGCCGCGAACCCGCCGCCAATGGCAAGGAGGAAGGGTACCGTGACCGGCCCGGTGGTGACTGCTGCCGAGTCGATGGCCACGGCGAGATAATCACTCGAAAAAATCGCGATGATGAAGGCAAGGGGGTATGCTACCGCCAACACGCGCCCCAGGCGCCAGTCAAAAAGCACCCGTAATACGGCCAGCACCAAAAATGCGCCTACGCCCACGCTGATACCGGCAATCAGATTAACTTTGGGAATCGAAGCTACCTGATTGGCAAGCACGGAAAGGTCCGGTTCAGCCGCGGTCGCCATAAAGCCGAAAACGAACAAGGAGATAATGATCAACGGCAGTTTGCGCGACGAAATCAATGCGGCCCCTACATGCTCGCCAATGGGCATCATGGCAAGTTCCACGCCGATGGAAAAAAGCGCAAGCCCCACAAACAGCATTGCCATGCCGACCAGCATCATCCCGAGCGTCCAGGGTGCCAGCGATGCGACCATAAAATGCAGTGCCAAAATGATCGCGCCTATCGGAACAACAGCCATGACCGATTCTTTTAATTTCTCGTTTAACACTTTCCTCATCAATCAACCTCTTTTCATTCTTCAGTATTTTCTTCAATATTTTCTTCAGTTATTCTCTATTTTACTTTACACTGAAAAATTTGGCAAATGCAATTTTTTAAAAAAACCACAGCCTTGTTGCAAAATTATATTATCTGATTAATTGATCGGCATAGACCAGCCGGATGCCGGCTGCTTCTATCTCCGGGATCATTTCCCTTACCGCAATGACTGTGTTAGGCCGGGCATGGCCAATAACGGTTACACTGCCATTTCTCCGGGCCATAGCAATGGCTGTCCGCAGTTGCTTTTTTATTAATTCAATGTCTGAACTATTATCTAAAAACAGCTCATTTTCTCCGGTTCGCAGCCCCAGCTGCCTTGACACCTCGGCCGCCACCGTTTTATTGCTGGTCCGGCTGTCAATAAAAAACAGATTATGGGCTTTAATAACCCCTAATACAGTTTTCATTACCTGCCTGTCGGCAGTTGCCTTTGAGCCCTGATGGTTGTTGACCCCTTTGAGGCCAGGTATAGAGGCAATTGCCTGTTCCACCGTCTGTTTAATCTCAGCCGCAGGCATATTGACAGTAATAACGGTAGGCTCTGTTTCTTCCGTTGCCGACAGCGGCTCCAGCGGCAGGTGCAGCATCACTAGATGACCGGCGCTGAGAGCTGCCGATGCCGCCTCCGTACTATACTGGCGATAAGGTAAAACGGCAAAGGTGATTGGCCGCCCCATATTGGCATATTCAGCAATCGGCTCCCGGATATAGCCAAAATCATCAATGATAATCGCCATTTCACCGCCACCGGACTTGACCTCCGGCTTAGGCTTAATTTGCGGTACCGGGCTTTGCTCCTGCGCAACATAGATCCGGTCTGTCACTATGGTCAGGGGTTCATTGTTTAACATATCCTTAATACCAACATCAATCCGCACAGTCGGCGCCCCATTATAGGTATCCGGTTCGGTGCCGATTACCTGGCCGCCGGCATTAGCAGCCGCCGGGGTTAAGGCCTGCTCCACCACTGCCGGCGACATTGTGGCCGGCACCATAACCAGCATACTCCGGCTATGCCAGCGAATAAGCCCCTCGACCCCGGTGCGGGGGACCTCCTGCCGGGCTTCTGTCAACCTTTCCGGCTTTACCTTGACACTGTTCAGGCCAGCATCAACAGCAGCATGAATCTTATTGGCCGTATCGGTAAAATCAAGGACCACACCGGCCCCGGTCTTTTCCAGATCGTAGCCGGCCGGCGGGCTGCCTGCCTGATAAAAGATAACAGCGATAACAAGGGCAGCCAGTGCCAGTATCCATTTTAAATGATTGCTTTTTTTGGCCATAGTACTTCTCCTTATGTGTTACCTGCATTAAATTCCATAAATAATTATATAGTTTTGGGGCCACTTATGTCTACCAGCAAGCTCTTAATTGTTACTAGGATCTGTCAATAACAGAAACTTAACATAAAGTTAACACTTCCTTAAAATACCAGAGCAGGATAATGCCCGGCCAAAGACTAACATTTTATACAAAGCAAAAGTCAGTACAGAAAAATACGCAAAAATGACAAAGGAGTGCAGCGTGAGGTTATTTAAACGCATTGCCATTAAGGGCAAATTTCCAGGAAAACTGAACATTAAACTACCGGTCAGCTTCAGGTTCGGCGGTCAGTTAAAACTGCCGGCGGCTGTAACAGGGATTCAGCTGACAGCCCTGTCGGCCTTGTTAGGCCGTCTGCATCTCAGAGCAAAACTCCTCATTGTTGTAGCTATATTTTCGCTGTTGTCTGTGGTTATTGGCCTGGTCGGATTACAGGGCATAAAAACGGCCAACACCGCCCTCAAGGATATGTATGCAAGCCGGATCATCGCCCTCCAGGAGCTCAAAATCATGTCCGATGCCCTTACCGTCAATGTTGTCGATACCTGCCACAAGGTTAGCGACAGACATATGGCCTGGGCCCTGGGCAGAGACAGACTCAATGAGGGATCCCAAACCATCAAAGACCAGTGGAGTTCCTACAAAAGCCATGCCGCAACCCCGGAAGAAGAGCATCTGGTCGCTCAGATTGACGGGTTCCTGGGTATGGCGGACGGAGCCCTGGCTAAAGCAGCGGAAATTATGATAAAAGAAGATCAGCCGGCGTTAAATGCATTTATGATTGAAGAACTGTACGCAAGTATTGAGCCGGTATCGGGAAAGCTGACTGAACTCATCCACCTGCAGCTTGAGCTGGCCAAACGAGAATATCAAGCTGCCGATAGCCGGTACAACTGGCTGATAATGCTGTTTTCGGGCATGATTGCCGCCGGCTTGGGCATCGCGGTTACGCTGGCCCTCTTCATCCTGCGCCAGGCGCTGCGGGAGATTGACAAGATGGTGACCAACGTCGAGCAGGTGGCGGCCGGCAATCTGGCATTATCAGCAATCCCCGTCACGGCCACCGATGAAATCGGCCGCCTGGCCACAGCAATAAATTCGATGGTCCTGAGCCTGCGTTCGCTTGTTGAAACAGTTTCTGTATCAGCCGAACAGGTTGTGGCCGGCGCCGAGGAAACGGCCGCAGCGGTTGAGCAGGTATCGGCTACCGCCGCCGAAGTGGCTGGCAACAGTTCGCTGCTGGCCGCCGACGCAGCGGTCGGCACAGCCTCGGTTGTTGAAGTCTCTAAATCCCTCTTAGAACTGTCCTCCCTGGTTGATATTGCCAAACGTGAAGCCACCTCGGCTGCCGCCAATTCCCGGGCAACCCTCAATACAGCCCTGGAAGGCCGGGACACAGTGGCCAACACAGTAGCCTGTATGGGCAACATTAAGGACAAAACCCTGGAAACGGAAGAGCTGATGACAACTCTCAATCAATATATTGCCAAAATCGGGGCCATCACTGCTACCATAACCGGTATTGCCTCGCAAACCAATCTGCTGTCGCTAAACGCTGCTATTGAGGCTGCCCGGGCCGGCGAAGCCGGCCGTGGTTTTGCCGTAGTGGCGCAGGAAGTCAAAAAACTGGCAGACCAGTCCACCCAAGGCGCGGCCGAGGTATCGGCACTTGTGCAAAGAGTGAAGGAAAGTACCGCCGCCGCCGCCCAGGCCATGCAAAGCAGCCGGACCGAAATGGAGCATGGCGTAGCCAGCGCCAGCCAGGCCCAAGGCGCCCTTGAGAATATCTTCACGGCTGTCAGCAATACCGTCACCGACATCGAGGCCGTAATGGCAATCACGGATGAAGAAGTCACCCAGTCTGACCGCATTATTGACCTGATCGACTCGCTGGCCACCGTAATTGAGAATACCGCGCAGCAGGCGGAAGAAGTCTCAAGTGCGACCAGGCAAACAGCAACGGTAATGGACTCTCTTGCCGCCAACTCCACTGGTACCAACAAAATGGCTGCCGGTTTAAAGGCCGCCATTGCCTTTTTTAGAACCGGCCAGTATACAAATGAACAGGAGGCCTAATGATGAAAAATCAGGAATTTATCATTGATAACTGTCAGGTAACCGCAATTCTTACCGGCAACCTGCAAGGAGAACTCGCTGCCGGCATCAGGGAAACGATGCTCACCTATATAGCTGACGGCTATTGCAACTTTAACGTCAACCTGACTAAAGTAAATACGATTAATTCCACCGGCCTGGGCATGCTTGTCAACATCCAGAAGCGCGCCCTGCAGCAGGGCGGCAATATCAGCCTCGAAGGCCTGCAGGGCACAGTGAAAGCCGCTTTTGACCGCACAAGGCTGAGTAAAGCTTTTACTATCCTGGAATGTAAACCCTTCGCTGACAAGCCATAACACTTACTATCAATAAAAACCGCTAACACTTCAAGCCGTTAGCGGTTTTG contains:
- a CDS encoding DUF1538 domain-containing protein; its protein translation is MRKVLNEKLKESVMAVVPIGAIILALHFMVASLAPWTLGMMLVGMAMLFVGLALFSIGVELAMMPIGEHVGAALISSRKLPLIIISLFVFGFMATAAEPDLSVLANQVASIPKVNLIAGISVGVGAFLVLAVLRVLFDWRLGRVLAVAYPLAFIIAIFSSDYLAVAIDSAAVTTGPVTVPFLLAIGGGFAAVSNSRHAEEDNFGISSICSVGPIISVLILGMFYDSSDTQYLPA
- a CDS encoding divergent polysaccharide deacetylase family protein encodes the protein MAKKSNHLKWILALAALVIAVIFYQAGSPPAGYDLEKTGAGVVLDFTDTANKIHAAVDAGLNSVKVKPERLTEARQEVPRTGVEGLIRWHSRSMLVMVPATMSPAVVEQALTPAAANAGGQVIGTEPDTYNGAPTVRIDVGIKDMLNNEPLTIVTDRIYVAQEQSPVPQIKPKPEVKSGGGEMAIIIDDFGYIREPIAEYANMGRPITFAVLPYRQYSTEAASAALSAGHLVMLHLPLEPLSATEETEPTVITVNMPAAEIKQTVEQAIASIPGLKGVNNHQGSKATADRQVMKTVLGVIKAHNLFFIDSRTSNKTVAAEVSRQLGLRTGENELFLDNSSDIELIKKQLRTAIAMARRNGSVTVIGHARPNTVIAVREMIPEIEAAGIRLVYADQLIR
- a CDS encoding methyl-accepting chemotaxis protein → MRLFKRIAIKGKFPGKLNIKLPVSFRFGGQLKLPAAVTGIQLTALSALLGRLHLRAKLLIVVAIFSLLSVVIGLVGLQGIKTANTALKDMYASRIIALQELKIMSDALTVNVVDTCHKVSDRHMAWALGRDRLNEGSQTIKDQWSSYKSHAATPEEEHLVAQIDGFLGMADGALAKAAEIMIKEDQPALNAFMIEELYASIEPVSGKLTELIHLQLELAKREYQAADSRYNWLIMLFSGMIAAGLGIAVTLALFILRQALREIDKMVTNVEQVAAGNLALSAIPVTATDEIGRLATAINSMVLSLRSLVETVSVSAEQVVAGAEETAAAVEQVSATAAEVAGNSSLLAADAAVGTASVVEVSKSLLELSSLVDIAKREATSAAANSRATLNTALEGRDTVANTVACMGNIKDKTLETEELMTTLNQYIAKIGAITATITGIASQTNLLSLNAAIEAARAGEAGRGFAVVAQEVKKLADQSTQGAAEVSALVQRVKESTAAAAQAMQSSRTEMEHGVASASQAQGALENIFTAVSNTVTDIEAVMAITDEEVTQSDRIIDLIDSLATVIENTAQQAEEVSSATRQTATVMDSLAANSTGTNKMAAGLKAAIAFFRTGQYTNEQEA
- a CDS encoding STAS domain-containing protein, whose product is MMKNQEFIIDNCQVTAILTGNLQGELAAGIRETMLTYIADGYCNFNVNLTKVNTINSTGLGMLVNIQKRALQQGGNISLEGLQGTVKAAFDRTRLSKAFTILECKPFADKP